From the genome of Zalophus californianus isolate mZalCal1 chromosome 6, mZalCal1.pri.v2, whole genome shotgun sequence, one region includes:
- the ANKDD1A gene encoding ankyrin repeat and death domain-containing protein 1A: protein MEEPLVWETDGLLPLERQLHEAARRNNIGRMKELIERRVNVRARNHVGRVALHWAAGAGHEPAVRLLLEHEVAVDDADAFGMNALLLSAWFGHLRILQILVNSGAKIHCENKDGLTLLHCAAQKGHVPVLAFIMEDLEDVPLDHADKLGRTAFHRAAEHGQLDALDFLVGSGCDHSVKDKEGNTALHLAASRGHLAVLRRLVDIRLDLEEQNAKGLTALHVAAEGVHPDCVQLLLEAGSCVNALTQKKQSCLHYAVLCGSEDVARALIHAGGHTNVADHQGTSPLHLAVKHHFPALVQLLIDAGSDLDATDNRQQTPLHLAAEHARQDIAEMLLVTGVNLNLRDKQGKTALAVATRSNHISLVDMIIKADRLYTWEKDHLLRRDPRDPCGKNLTFKQDHRQEGRQFSRVLWRLASRDLRPHEWKKLAYCWEFTEAHVHAIEQQWTGTKSYQEHGHRMLLIWLHGVATAGENPSKALFEGLVAIDRRDLAESIRKKANADPRAPSRCTAM from the exons TGCTTCCTCTGGAGAGGCAGCTCCATGAGGCCGCCCGACGGAACAACATCGGGAGGATGAAGGAACTGATCGAGAGGAGAGTCAACGTCAGGGCCAGAAACCAC gtgggcagggtggccctgcactgggctgcGGGCGCCGGGCACGAGCCAGCCGTACGGCTGCTCCTGGAGCACGAGGTTGCTGTGGACGATGCGGATGCG TTTGGGATGAACGCGCTTCTCCTATCTGCCTGGTTCGGCCACTTACGGATCCTCCAGATCCTGGTCAACTCTGGGGCCAAGATCCACTGTGAGAACAAG GACGGCCTGACCTTACTACACTGTGCAGCCCAAAAAGGTCACGTGCCGGTGCTGGCGTTCATAATGGAGGACCTGGAGGATGTGCCCCTGGACCATGCTGACAAG CTGGGAAGGACGGCGTTCCATCGGGCTGCTGAGCATGGGCAGCTGGATGCTCTGGACTTCCTTGTGGGCTCTGGCTGTGACCACAGTGTGAAAGACAAG GAGGGGAATACGGCCCTTCACCTGGCTGCCAGCCGGGGCCACCTGGCTGTGCTGCGGCGGCTCGTGGACATTAGGCTGGACCTGGAGGAGCAGAACGCG AAAGGTCTGACTGCCCTGCACGTGGCGGCTGAAGGCGTCCACCCCGACTGTGTACAGCTGCTCCTTGAGGCCGGGAGCTGTGTGAACGCCCTCACCCAG AAAAAACAGAGCTGCCTCCACTACGCAGTCCTCTGTGGCTCTGAGGACGTGGCCCGGGCCCTCATCCACGCAGGAGGCCACACCAACGTGGCTGATCAT CAGGGCACCTCTCCTCTGCACCTGGCTGTGAAGCACCACTTCCCTGCCTTGGTCCAGCTCCTCATCGACGCCGGCAGTGACCTGGATGCCACCGACAAT AGGCAGCAGACGCCCCTCCACCTTGCTGCTGAGCACGCCAGGCAGGACATAGCAGAGATGCTCCTCGTCACGGGGGTTAACTTAAACCTGAGAGACAAG CAAGGGAAAACTGCCCTGGCGGTGGCCACTCGCAGCAACCACATCAGCCTGGTGGACATGATCATAAAGGCTGATCGCCTCTACACGTGGGAGAAG GATCACCTCTTGCGCAGGGACCCCAGGGATCCCTGTGGGAAGAACTTGACCTTTAAGCAGGACCATCGGCAGGAAGGGCGGCAATTCTCCCGTGTGCTGTGGCGACTGGCCTCCAGGGACCTGCGGCCTCATGAGTGGAAGAAGCTCGCATATTGTTGGGAATTCACTGAGGCCCACGTCCACGCCATCGAGCAGCAGTGGACAG GCACCAAGAGCTACCAGGAGCACGGCCACCGGATGCTGCTCATCTGGCTGCATGGTGTGGCCACAGCTGGCGAGAACCCCAGCAAAGCACTGTTTGAGGGCCTCGTGGCAATTGACAGGAGGGACCTAGCTG AAAGCATCAGGAAGAAAGCAAATGCCGACCCGAGGGCCCCCAGCAGATGCACGGCCATGTAA